Sequence from the Bremerella volcania genome:
GACTGCTGGCTGATGCCGAACTCGACAAGGCGATCCTGAAGGAAGCCGCTTCGGGAAACTTCTGAGCCCGGACAAGCGACGGCGAATCGTCGAGCACGTGCGAGATACTTTGGGACGCGAGCGAGTATCAGAACGGAGGGCCTGCCGGGTGCTGGGACAGCCTCGTTCCACTCAGCGCCGTGTTCGCTGGGTCCCCGACGACGAGCCTCGCCTGGTCCGGGAGATGATTGAACTTGCTGAACAGTATGGCCGTTATGGCTATCGGCGAATCACTGAGATGTTACGCCGGAAAGGTTGGCAGGTGAACCATAAACGCATCGAACGCTTATGGCGTCGCGAGGGCTTGAAAGTACCAAAAAGGCAGCCGAAACGACGTCGCCTGTGGCTTAATGATGGTTCGTGCGTTCGCCTGCGGCCGAGTCATCGTGATGAGGTCTGGAGCTATGACTTCGTGCATCACCGAACGCACGATGGTCGAGCCTTCCGTATGCTGACGCTGATCAACGAGTATACTCGCGAGTGCTTGGCGATCGATGTGGCTCGTCAACTGACCAGCGAGGATGTCTTGGAGCGTCTTAGCGACCTGTTCGTTCGCCGTGGCGTGCCAGACTTCATTCGCAGCGACAACGGCTCAGAGTTCACCGCCACTAAGGTCCGTGACTGGCTGGAGCGAGTCGAGGTGAACACCCTGTACATCGAACCTGGCAGCCCGTGGGAGAATGGCTACATCGAATCCTTCAACGGGAAGCTGCGAGATGAACTACTCGATCGAGAGATCTTCGACACGCTGCTGGAGGCAAAAGTGTTGATCGAACGGTGGCGAGTCGAGTACAACACGGTACGCCCGCACAGTTCGCTGGGGTACCGTCCACCGGCACCGGAGGCAATTCTTCCAGGGGAAGCTGCTTCCGCTACGCTCCAGCACCTTCCCCTGGAAGAATCCTTGAAGACTACAACTTAAAGACTGGTTTCATTCGTGGGGGCAGGTCAACTTGGATCACCGCCTTACACGAAATCACCGACGGGCAGATCATCGCGATTGACGGCAAGACGCTGCGGCGGAGTTTCGACAAGGCCAGCAGCAAGGCGGCCATTCACATGGTCAGTGCCTGGGCGACTGCCAATCATGTGAGTCTCGGCCAGGTAGTAACCGACGCGAAGAGCAACGAGATCACCGCCATTCCCAAACTGCTTGAAATCGTCGAGGTTTCCGGCAGTTTAGTGACGATTGACGCTCAAGGTTGCCAACAGGACATCGCTCAGAAGATCGTCGACCAGGGAGCCGATTATTGCCTGGCCGTGAAGCGCAATCAGCCGACCCTCCACGATTCGATCGAAGATTTTTTTGTCGCGCAGCAGGAAAGCAATTTCAAGCGAGCCAAAGTACACCGTCACGAAACGCACGAGAAAGGGCATGGTCGCGAGGAGTCGCGTTCCTATTATATCTGCCCTGTGAACGACGAGATCATCACACGAGATCGTTGGTCGAACTTGAGGGCGATCGGGATGACGATCAATATCGTGAAGCAAGGCGGGAACGAGACGAGCGAGGTGCGATACTATATCCTGAGCAAGTACCTTTCCGGCAAGCGTTTCGCCGAGGCCGTTCGCGGTCATTGGGGCATTGAAAACAGCCTGCACTGGCAACTGGACGTGACGTTCGGTGAAGATCAATCTCGCATCCGCAAAGGGCACGCCGACGCCAACTTTAGCCTGCTACGAAGGACGAGCCTGAGCCTGCTGAAGAACAACAAGACAGCCAAGGTCGGCGTGAAGAACAAACGATTAAAATGCGGCTGGGGCGATGACTACCGCATGGAAGTCCTGCTGGGACGGTGAGTTATGGTGCAATCGCCGTGGCAGTGCTGTAGAGCCACTTGTACTTGTGAACGAGAGCCAAACACAACTCACTGAAGAGTGATTGATGGTGAATGGAACTGACCCGTAGATTCAAAATTGCAATTTACCTACTCAATGATTTCGGGTGTCATCTTCACCCCGGAAACGTCTTAATGTCTGGTTAAGGATCAGCCCTCTCTCCCTCGTTCACCGACTCTCGTTGAAGTTCAATCTGCTCCCAAATACACTCCGCCATTTTCGTCCGGAGAAGATCACAGCGTTCGTCGTGGAAATGGACGTCGCTGGGACGCTGCAGTTGATCCAGTTGGGGCTCGATTGCCCGGTAGGGGGCGTCGATCGGGATGCCATGCTTCTGCATGACTTGGGCGGCGGCCTGGTTATGGCCAGGGATCTGGGCGTTGGAGATTCCCTTTGCGGGATTTCCGGCATGGGGGTCGAGTTGGCCCAGACCAACAGCCTGGCTCGGTAGAGGCCGAGCTGTTTTGTATAGAAAAAAATTACGATTTGATCAAAAAAAAGATCAAAAAGCGCTGATATTTTTAGCAGACAAATTGGGGGAATAACGCTACGATAGCTTCCAAGAGGTGCCTATGCCCCACGCAGATATGCATTTCGAGCCATTTGCGTTTTGGGCGTGAATTCACTCTTCCCATCATCTTTTCAAACTTGCGACGGTTCGTCGATTCGAAAGTCATGGAACTGATCTCCGATCTTTTTGGGGTCTTTTCATGTTCAGTACTCATCTTTTATTTCTCTACGTAAGGAAAATTTATATGAAGCGGATCCATTCAGCACGTGCGTTCACGCTCGTGGAATTGTTAGTGGTGATTGCAATTATTGGTGTCCTCATCGCCCTGCTTTTGCCGGCCGTGCAGCAGGCGCGAGAAGCCGCTCGCCGCATGCAGTGCACGAACAATCTGAAGCAGATGGGACTGGGGCTGCACAACCACCACGACACCTTCAATCGCTTCCCGCCGGGAGCCGCGAACAACATTTCGCCATTTGGCACCAGCACTGGGCAGCAATGGGGCGCTTCCTGGATGGCTTACATCATGCCGTTTCTGGAATTGAATAACGCTTTCGAGGTTGCCCAGCTTGGAAAAAATCAGCAGTACAACAGTACCAATATCAGGGCGGGCATCGGCGATACGGCTGGCACTCCCATCTTTGACCAATTCAAGTGCCCTTCCGCGGCGCTCGAAAATGACGTGTGCTTGAGCACTACCTCGCCAGGATCCATGGTAGCCGACTACGCGGGCATCGCCGGTCATGTGAACGGCTTTGGGGGATTGACCGGAAGCCCTGGTGAAACCGCAGGCTCGAACAATGGTCCGGTTGGTAGAAACGGAACGCTGGGGTACAACACGCAAAATACCTTTGCGGATCTTACCGATGGAACGAGCAGCACGATGGTCGTTGGCGAAGTGGGGGGCTGGATATGGGAAAACAGTACCACGAAGCGGGATTTCCGCCCTGGCGTTCAGCACGGATTTGCGATGGGCTGCAATGGCCGCAACAATTCAACGGATTTGTCGCTGCCCAACGATTCCAACTCGCGCGTGTTCAATACAACGACGATCCGCTACGTGATCAATGAAAATTGCCGCAACGGTAGCTGCTCGTTGGGAGATACCTCCTGTGCCGATGGTGTTTGCCAAAACATGGGCAATAACCACCCGCTTCTATCGGAGCACCCAGGCGGCGTGAACGTACTGTTCGGGGACGGTTCGGTCCACTTCCTTGCCGAAACGACAGCTGCTTCGGTGCTTGCTGCCTACGCGTCACGAAACGATGCTCAGACCGTCGCAGCACCTTAGTCGTCTAAACATTGGAACCAATCGGGCCATGCTAACTGGCCCGATTTCAATCGCATTATCGAAAACAGGCACACACCATGCATCTGCGCAACTTTGTAGCGATTTTCTGTCTTGCGGCATGCCTCTTTGCGGGGTGCGATCAAGGTCCTGCCCGCGAGCCCAATCCTAGATACGCCGTGACCGGAACGGTGACCTTGGATGGTCAGCCGCTTACGGAAGGTGAGATCATCTTCGAATCCGCGGAGGACGCGGCAGCTGGGATTCCTCCAGCTATCGGCAAAATCGAGAATGGCAAATACGAAGTGAAAGCCGCTCCTGGAACCAAGAAAGTTTCCATCAGTGTGAAGGTGCCCGATGGCCCAGCGGACGTCACGGGACTTCAACCGACGAAAGAAACGATTCCGGCGAAGTACAACGCCAAAACGACGCTGACGTCTGACGTTACCGAAGGAAAAAACACGGCTGACTTCGCGCTGGAATCGAAGTAGCTTTAAGCCTTGCCGAGAGAGCTTCTACTGAAAACCTCAATCACCCGCGTTCCACATGGGTTCGCGGGTGATGTTGTTTCTTGAACCCGTCAGATGCAGGCATTGGTCAAGCAAATGCTTTGGACTTCGCTGGCGCAACTGGCACGAGTGGCCGCACGTCGCTCTTGATGAACTTGGGACATGCCATTGGGGAAGACCGATGTGACCTGCCACCCAAAAGCTGCATCAGGCAATACACGGACCTCCATACATCACCCCATGACATCTCTTAGTAAATCTATCACGATATCAAAGTGCATCTTAAACAAGTGATAGCAGTGCATGCCCTAAATTTGGGGAAGATGAACCGGTTGTCAGGCGGGTTCTTTTGAACCTCATGCCGTGGCATTAGGCCGCCGATTCTCGTTAAGGGTTGGGTTTCCCCATGTTTGAGGGGGCATTCATCACGGGGATTCTGCTTGGCCAGGAGGGCTATCATGTATCGCACTATTATCGTAATGACGTTTCTTCTGGCATGTATAGGATGCGCTCATACGCAATTGGGGTATCAGACCGTACATCAGGCCCACACCGTGGCGGATGTGCATACCCAGCAAGTGTTGGACAACCTGGCTAAGTTCGTGCACAACCCAAACGCGCTGCCTCACTTTTCTTATCCCACGCAGGGAAGCTCCGAGGTGAACGGCAGCATGGGTGGTACGGTCGGTTTTAATTTTCTGCCGAGCAGTCTGCAGAACTGGAACATCGGAGCCAACGGCAATCGGGGGATGCGCGAGAACTACACGATGACGCCGATCAACGATCCGCGCAAGTTGGAACTGATGCGATGCGCCTATCAACGGGCGATCGCCGCTTGCTGTGGGGGAGGGGATTCGAACCATTGTCCGAACTGCGATAAGCGATTCAATCAGTTCTACCTGGGAACGGCCAGTCCGACGCCCACGCAAGAGACCTTCCTTGGCTGGAATGTCTTTACGTACGGAGACGGCAAAAAGAAAGTGTTCGCGGTCATCCCTCCTCCGTCGGTGGACGAACCCAACCGGGATGACATCGTCTACTACGATAAGGAATCGGGCCAGGTAGTCAAAGATCCAACGAATCTGGTCCCATCGATCATCAAAAACAACTTGGCAACTCACACCGAGAAGACCGGCAAGATTACTTCCGAGTGTCTTTACTCGCCTTGCTGGTTCTACGTCGGATGCAAAAAGGACATCCCCAAGTGTTGTGCCCACGTGGGGGAATATTGCGGGACGTACGTTTGGGTGCCTGAGTCCGGTGTCGACCAACTGACGAAACTGACGATCACCATTCTGGACTATGCGTTCTACGACGCCGCCAAGCTAAGTCGACCCCCGACCAAGGTCGTTGAATACTACCTGGATGGGCGAGGAAACCCGACCAAGAAAGACGATGCAATCTATAAAGTCATGGCGCAAGTCGGAGTCAACGATGACGTCCGGGCGCTCAATCAAACGCAGAACGATATTCTGGCACTGCGAGCCGAACGCGTCGAGGATATAAAGGCCCAGCGAGTGCGGATGGGGACCAACGATTCCACGATCCAGGAACTCAACGAGATGTCTCTGCCCGAGCTTGGACCGCGCCAAGACCTTTACCAGCCGCCGACACGAACCCCGTTCCCGTCGCTGTTAGAGTTCGACCAGCAGCTACGAAACGTCGCACCAATCCCGGCCCGCTAGTACGGTGAAGGCTGCTCTGGATTGAATAAAGCACGTCTCGACCTACCATTGCGAGACGTGCTTTTTGTTCTGGCTGGAGCACCGATTGTCATTTCTTAGTCAATGAGATGTCTAAGTAATCATCTTTATCTTTTTCTTTGATCAACGTATTGCCGAGTGATTCATCGGAAATGGTTAAGATCGCAGTCGTGGCAGTGAACCAGCCAGGGAATTCCTTCTGGATTGGAATAAGCTGCTGCAGGGGCTGGGATTGTTCTGCCCCAGGGACTCGAGCAATGGACCCCCAGAGGTTATTGCCCCTGTTTTTGGGGCCCCCATCGAATGGAAACGTCACTCCATTAAGTGCTAAAGGAAGAGTAATATCTTCGATTGCCTTGGATATTGAACTTCGCAGTCCTGCAAGCCGATCGTCCTCAACCGCAAACTGGATCGTGGAACCATCCGTGAAATGTTTGAGTTCTGTGGGGCGGAAACGGAATTCTGGAAGATTCGCCAGTTTCTTCTCGATACCTCTGTTTCGCAGTTCATCAAGGAC
This genomic interval carries:
- a CDS encoding DUF1559 family PulG-like putative transporter; translation: MKRIHSARAFTLVELLVVIAIIGVLIALLLPAVQQAREAARRMQCTNNLKQMGLGLHNHHDTFNRFPPGAANNISPFGTSTGQQWGASWMAYIMPFLELNNAFEVAQLGKNQQYNSTNIRAGIGDTAGTPIFDQFKCPSAALENDVCLSTTSPGSMVADYAGIAGHVNGFGGLTGSPGETAGSNNGPVGRNGTLGYNTQNTFADLTDGTSSTMVVGEVGGWIWENSTTKRDFRPGVQHGFAMGCNGRNNSTDLSLPNDSNSRVFNTTTIRYVINENCRNGSCSLGDTSCADGVCQNMGNNHPLLSEHPGGVNVLFGDGSVHFLAETTAASVLAAYASRNDAQTVAAP
- a CDS encoding IS3 family transposase (programmed frameshift), which codes for MPRRRFTPEQIIQHLREAEVLLSQDKTIAQACKAIGVTEQTYYRWRKEYGGVRTDQAKRLKELEKENARLKRLLADAELDKAILKEAAFGKLLSPDKRRRIVEHVRDTLGRERVSERRACRVLGQPRSTQRRVRWVPDDEPRLVREMIELAEQYGRYGYRRITEMLRRKGWQVNHKRIERLWRREGLKVPKRQPKRRRLWLNDGSCVRLRPSHRDEVWSYDFVHHRTHDGRAFRMLTLINEYTRECLAIDVARQLTSEDVLERLSDLFVRRGVPDFIRSDNGSEFTATKVRDWLERVEVNTLYIEPGSPWENGYIESFNGKLRDELLDREIFDTLLEAKVLIERWRVEYNTVRPHSSLGYRPPAPEAILPGEAASATLQHLPLEESLKTTT